Genomic DNA from Lepeophtheirus salmonis chromosome 9, UVic_Lsal_1.4, whole genome shotgun sequence:
GtcatttcaatttgatttttttatttttttttatatgacgtcatGTAGAACAAAGAGACGCTGCTCTTTCTCTCTTATCAAAattggtatgaaaaaaaaacaaaaaaaacacgtcTGTCGTGTAGGTGGGATTAcggagttatattatttatacttataaccaCTCGGAGATCTAATTATTATAGGTGGGTATAGGTAAAcagagtaatatatatatttggaagatTCCACGTACAAATATTATAGGGAAAggtaagtaataaaaataacaagcgttttatttacatacatatctatgaagtgttttcacgtgacgtAAGCATTGTTGATGTGGGTTATATTGAGGGTATAAACAGCTaagttttataatgataaaaccTTTGTTTccattaaaattgattaaaataggGAACTATTGACACGGCGTTACTTCGCTAACAAAAAATACCCTATTTATGTTGGTGTAATTCCTGGATTCCCTCTTCTCACTTGATACGCCATCATGgctatatcattatttattctttttgataaatacacgaTGTAATAAGTTATACAATACTTATTCTCCGTTtccatgaataaaattttttgtggattccttctcaatatatatataaggttgTTCAGGTTAAATCCGATCTACCTCTAACTGCATCTTGATCAATAATGGGGGCAAGTAGAGCcttaaaatttggttttaaagacgtAAGGGGCATTAGCTCTCTCTGGGGCCAACCAtctgtaaatataaatgttgtgGAATCTGTCAACAGTCTATTGTTTCTCATCTGAATAAATGATTATTCGGTTACTATGGGACTTCAAACCGTCACCAATTTTCTTCCTTGGGCAGCCTgagtggccttcattttgtctgtaggATATTTCCTTTGGGGAAGCAGTATGACTTTATCTTCAGGATCAGTTTTTATGGTCCTGGCGACTGTTGCACAGCTTATTTGGCGCTTTTTTTTGGTATGAATGTCAATATGAGTCCCAGAAACGTTTTAGCCTACAAGGAATATGGGAGTGCGTTTTTATCACTCCGGGACTTATAAGATTTTCTCTTATATACCCCCTTTAACCCAGCGGTTGTGGATGTTGACGTCTATACTCTTTGGATATctgagcatcttcttgatgtacgctGGGTTGTGTCCCATGCAAGGAAATTCGATGATGATGTTCCTCCAGGTCTCCTACAttgtatataattgttttaaattaagagTTGCACAACTATCTCAAAGCTAAGAAGactcaacctctcactttaaaattgaaataacagagttaaatattttccttattgttcaggatgaaGTTAAAGGTGAAATTCTGGTTAtccaatagaaatacaaatgtatcgCGATACGCTTTTAATGGAATATTACTAGGTattatacagtatcgaataatgtactatataggattttaatattataatatataaatatatgtaattcattataaaaaatgaggaaaaattaaatgataatgaaagtCTGGGATTACTTAAGAGACACATAgcatttagatatttttttgtttcttttcggaggaaatgTTACGTGATACAGTAAAGGTAACGACGTTTCAAATGTCAAAATGTTGTCAACATATAATCGGACTTATAACCattgagataaaatacatagagttatgatgtgaataatttttcagaGTAGAcgccgtcaaaaaaaaaaaaaaaaaaaaaaaaaaagaagaaatagttgGCCAAAACATTCgaattcttatatttaaatatgttaaaaacatagatggcgctttaaatatttattttgaagttatttatttcctaataataataatttattacgacaattaaatgaatttagtgatgtcaataggttaatatagtatttttgaatagattatAAGGTTTATGAATATTTCATCCTAATTTGTAGATTTAAACGTAGATGTTTttaacctttcaaaatattaatgatggatgAGGGATTATTTTGACTCTACTTCaattcaagaataaattattattgattcttCAATTCAATAAGGTTTGTGAGTATTATTCAACTTTAGTCCGTAGAATTATCTCATTTTCAAGCTTTcctaattgttaaatttttgaatttgaaaacaaaaaaatatttcatttaaaaaaaaaatcaaaatatcaattcatttgACGTAACAAAAATTATAGGAGGGAACaaaagtttctaattttttaagctTGAAAACAAGGCaggtcttatttttaaattttttcaaaaaacatccCAAATCCTGTGTCGGagcaaaagttttaatttttgaaattgattttcttaaaaaccaatcccttctaaaatataatcctgcggacacccctatATGTCTCGATTATAATCTAGCCCCTCcttaaatagaaatttttttataattaacatataaattgtcgtttttttcaaaaataatcaaattgtcttttctaaaaaaaagttattaattcaaTTGTAGTCTCCTCCAGAAAATGTgtgactaaaaatttaaaaaaaaaagtttttgagtccccaactaaaaataaataaataggttcTGTGAcccattaatatatttcaaaatgataattcAGCCCATTGTTTTAAAAGGTTGGACGTCCCTgcaataaactattaaaaatatgaattttgtagcCCATTTTTGTTGAAACTAGACGATTGTTAGTCAATTTTAGAAGTACGTATAGCCGATTTTACTTAACTCCGCCTTGCAGGAATGATACAaccattgttttaattaatatgaagaaaaatattgaaatattgtatgtcaaaatgggaccaacaattAACAGaattaaaaatgactttcaAAAATCGATACTTTTATTGCCCAGTTTTATTGTTTATCTGGTCCTAAAAtgtgttattacatcgttacaCAACCTTATTtagatattgtaaataaaaattaactattagaatggaaataatatgtttttcttgaagtatcctacttttctaGTCCCTCATCGATCAGAAAATATAAAGTCCTTGTTATTTTGATCTTAAAGcttgaatttaataatataagaacgaagaaaataataaatgatggctaaaatgtataataataagttatatccaCACACTCATTTAAGCTTCAGCAATCTTGTATCTTaaaagaggttatgttgaacagctgAAAAGAGATAGTTTCAGCTATTGCAGTTACtataaaagactgataaggacATAAgactgaaaatttttattaagaccGGACTGATAGTATTGtagtctttttattattttttttggatcgatccgacaataattatatttataatgtaattaatgaaGTCAGTGATATAACGCTTTACaggattgttttttaataatatttacatacactttttgacagaaattataGTAACATAATATGGAAGATggcttaaataaatttaaaatggagtaaaggattatattttggaagtaTTGTTTCAAGTATGAATATGGAGTTGATACATAATGAATTTGAAGCTGGATAGTTCATCATTTCTATAGGCCTTTGTGAATAGGAGAATTAGGATTGCAGTGTGTGAGTGAGTCACAAGTGTCGCATACATTTAGGTACGTATCTAAATAGTACAACCGAAGTCTCTCCGGAATGATTCCATCTCCTTCCTGTTCCTCTTCCTCTTCTTCGAAAAAGTTACCAAGTCTAAGATTACGATAGGAACTTGGATTCAAAGAGCCAGGCATCCCACGTGTTCTTTGAGGCATGACCTTCCTTGGAACAGCAACATTATTCACAAATCGCGGCTTTTCCAAATAGTCTTGAAGTTTAGGATGATTCAACTCCACTCTTAGATCCGGAAGTGAGGGCTTTCGACGACGTATACTTGGATTTGGATGGTGTTTTGGAGGTACAACAACCAGTGTAGGACTTGGAGGACGTAGTGTACGTGAAGTCAATTCCTCTACTTCCTTGTCCATACTGAGACTCGAGCCCCAATGGTGAAAGGATGCTTTCCTTTCAGGGCGGGCAGGTCTGGCTGGAAGGGATTGACGTCTTTGCGGAAGAGTGGATGGTGAAGGGAATAGTTCTCGCTCTTCCGAGTGACTACTACGGGGTCGTTCTTCCTGGCCTCCTCCTCCTCTGGTTCCTTGAGACGATACACACGAGAATGCACTCGGCATGATGTTTGGATATAAACTGCGCGAAATCCATTAGATTTTTTCATGGttcagaaatgaaaaaaaaagtgaggtgctttatttacttcaatcttcttttttttttacatcaaagaGCAATGATGAAAAAGAgcgctcaattttttttccaaaaaataagcaGGCACTCATAACGTCATACCATTTTACTTTAAGTAATAACCATACGAAAGGAAGACCAAAACAtctgtttaatataataaatatattgttacatAACTCTTTTTAGAAACTGCATTGATGTTGAGAATGTTGCGTATTTCTTACCTATGTTTAATGACGTTTACAATGTGTACGTTGGTAAAAGGGCATTGGAAAATGTTTacgaataatataaaataaacaagtaaTTCTATTCTATTTTGATCAAAACTGAATAACTTGTATGCTATTTAATTGATAAGGCGTCGTGTAGACGCTTGACTCCatgatatatatacaatatacaaactAGTGCTGGATTTTAGTCTGAAATTCAAAACCCGGTCTGATAATTTTATGGTCTACAGCGGTGTGGGGAGActctttgccaaaaaaaaagtatattttaggggaattaaaaagttctgagtgttttttcactcttttttaacaataaaaataacatagttAAGATaatccgatttagatggttccaaaaaGTTTTCTGGATACTCTTCAATTCCTAGTAACGGAGTAAGTGCTCATTTGCTCGTCCAAATTCTacgatttcaaatattttaaaggattttcGACGTCTATATGACCAGAACGGAATAGTTTCAGCCCCACTTTCTTCTTACATTCCGTACTGTATTGAGTTCTTTAAGTTTCTATTACTCCAGGCAATGCTGGGTAGTACTACTATTAACAATTACATTTGATGATGAGTCATGTTGCAATACTGTAATATTGCAGCCATTCATATTActccaattttaatatataaagttaataattagaacctatttacaataattgaatgttcCTGGAGTAGTTATGCCCGGCGTTGTctgggacattaagaaattaaaattattcttccgcttattataaaattaaaaataaagaccgtaaaatcttaaaaattattctcaagttggttttatgagtataGGCATTATATGAACACTCTTATTTTACACGATTAGGAAGTAGCTGCTTTATTCTGGATGAGATGCTGAACTTGCAGTCTTACAGTTGCTTACCCAGGCATCAAAACCTCTTCATAAATCCCGGATCTCACGTtataaatacagtttaaactctacagGCACTGCGTTTCTAGGTACCTTCTAATAAACTATGATACACCCTAGGCAACGGGTTGGAAAAGTGAACGGCAGGGCCCAAGTCAAGTTTAAATTCTCCACCACTGCTTTGCCGAGAATCAAGGAACTTCATAATATCGCCACAATTATCAGGTactacaggtgaagtactgggccaaaatacagtCTAAACTCTACCCCTGTACGGTTTCTATGCACAAAGGAATCCTTATAACATTATATAGTACACCCTCGCTCAAGGGTGGTACAGCTGAACTTCTGGGCTCGAAGTCAGTTAAAATTCTCCGCTCTCACTCCTGTTAGTATCAAAGAACCCTCTTAATATCCTAAAATTTATCCCCCCTCCCagttagttaagttaaagtacTCATGCTTAAACTGCACCCCTCTTCATTTCTATGCACCAAGAAACTTTTCTAATATGCAAAAGTACACTCCCACCCACAGGTTGTGTGCATGAGGTGCTGGTCCCTGAAGTAAGTTAAATTCTTCCATCGCTGGTTCCTTGAGCATTAAAGTTTCGTTATATTATCCAAATACACCAcagctctcaggttgtacaggtgaagtgctacaaaatgatatataaagGCTGCCACGGCcttgaagggggaaaaaatgtttCCCAAACTGTTTCAGGAGCCTCAAAAAGCTTCATGAAACTTTTATCAAGATCCCTTCATTGGTTtggccgtgattgaaggacCAAATAGGTTGCTACGAGTGCTCTTACttctttttgtacattatttaatcGGCCGTGGTAGTGATAACTTCCCCTCGGAAGTAAGACTTATTCCCTATCCTTGTTGTaaagtgttttaaaaatgcaaaaaaataaaacatatatagttatcaaatatatcaatatacttcactgatacaaaaatacattatgtatttttttgagagcTATCAATTTcctcatctcacttgatacgtcatggctgtTTCATGATTGTTTCTTCTTGATAAATCaatgaagtaattaattaattattatcatatacttatgctccgtttccaaatggacaggaatacaatttcttgttgatccctcatcTTATCCATACGAatgtggtctgaaaagtttccgacctaacaaagataaaatacattttttatgttattttcaaaatggtttCTTTGTAACTCTACAAACTTCTCACCGTGATGACCCCATGTGTGTAACTCAATTACATTGAGTTGTAAAGACTGAATCTTAATTTGTTtgctatttttgaatttatttaaaggtaACACTTTtcgattttgtcaatttttatcagAAACACTCACATCGGCTTGCTTGAACTATTGTTACATAACAATTGTATGTCCAAAATACCTAAAAccttggtgagtaactgtctaCAATTGCTAGACAGACGTGActatcttttatttacgagtgatgACATCTTCAATTCGAGGTGGAAATCTTTCCAGACCTtaatctttcataaaaatatatatattgcgtattttattatttctatgaagaagttttgtttgagcttttaataaaatataccaaacattctttaaatttgagTTAAAGGTAGAAGTAATATGGAAACTGGGGTAATATGGAACACCCTAATATACACTTGACTGTTCATTCTAGagttagtttgtttttataaatgataagaaatgacgtcatctttCAGTTAAACTACACTCATGCTAATTGTGCTgcccattttaaaatatgtgtatttaatattttcacctTTATTTTTCAAGGGAAATTAATTACTGAAATTGCACTTTACAGTGGGTTAAATTTATTGTGCGcaaaaagagataaaatagCAAACATaaaataccgggtggtccattgaaatataaaaaattaataattcaattagtaattaaagttgagtgattgaaatgaattgatattttgatatattaaaatataaataattaattacaaaataaaagaattggaGTATAAACATTAtgtgtttattaatttaactttgttttcttacatgaaattaaatttttttaaatctcattcTACAGCggattaaattatttgtgaaaacaaagacaaaatagcaaaaatagGGAGcaatagatcaccaagaccatgaataAGTACAAAAAGGCGACGTCCTTATTTCAGCTGGGTGGGGCTCCGGCACATACTGCTAATAATCAGTGctgtatgtcaggaagatttttcggtccgctttacaagggtgaacggttgatttt
This window encodes:
- the LOC121124468 gene encoding uncharacterized protein encodes the protein MPSAFSCVSSQGTRGGGGQEERPRSSHSEERELFPSPSTLPQRRQSLPARPARPERKASFHHWGSSLSMDKEVEELTSRTLRPPSPTLVVVPPKHHPNPSIRRRKPSLPDLRVELNHPKLQDYLEKPRFVNNVAVPRKVMPQRTRGMPGSLNPSSYRNLRLGNFFEEEEEEQEGDGIIPERLRLYYLDTYLNVCDTCDSLTHCNPNSPIHKGL